The following are encoded together in the Deinococcus soli (ex Cha et al. 2016) genome:
- a CDS encoding TetR/AcrR family transcriptional regulator: protein MSSSTSAARAYHHGDLRAALLAAARDLLRTHPARSLSLREVARRAGVSHAAPAHHFGDRQGLLVALALTCMTEFVTAQEQAAATPDALGNLLGVGVAYVAYAAQHPQAFTLIFDPEICPPDRPSPLTPLIERNHALLDSLIRAALHAGQLRSDQPQALAAALWGTVHGLAQLVLLGHLPPDAVPAALHALLTAVPGPQNAT from the coding sequence ATGTCAAGTTCCACCTCTGCGGCCCGCGCCTACCATCACGGTGACCTGCGCGCCGCTCTGCTGGCCGCCGCCCGCGACCTGCTGCGCACCCACCCCGCCCGCAGCCTCAGCCTGCGCGAGGTCGCCCGCCGCGCCGGGGTCAGCCACGCCGCGCCCGCCCATCACTTCGGGGACCGCCAGGGCCTGCTCGTGGCGCTGGCGCTGACGTGCATGACCGAGTTCGTCACCGCGCAGGAGCAGGCCGCCGCCACCCCCGATGCGCTCGGGAACCTGCTGGGTGTCGGCGTGGCGTACGTCGCGTACGCCGCGCAACACCCGCAGGCATTCACGCTGATCTTCGACCCGGAGATCTGCCCGCCAGACCGCCCCTCACCGCTGACCCCCCTGATCGAACGCAACCACGCGCTGCTGGACAGCCTGATCCGGGCGGCCCTGCACGCCGGGCAGCTCCGCAGCGACCAGCCACAGGCCCTCGCGGCGGCGCTGTGGGGGACCGTGCACGGCCTCGCGCAGCTGGTCCTGCTGGGTCACCTCCCCCCTGACGCCGTCCCGGCCGCGCTGCACGCCCTGCTGACCGCCGTCCCCGGCCCGCAGAACGCGACCTGA
- a CDS encoding NAD(P)H-dependent oxidoreductase, which translates to MNTLVISGHPRPGSLSHALAAHYADAARAAGARVQTLALSDLHFDPHLYAGYHAGQPLEPDLKRAQDLLRWSTHLCLAYPVWWGAPPALLKGFIDRAFQPGFAFRYREGHAFPERLLTGRTARLIVTSDSPAWYLRAVMRDSAVNTVARSTLSFSGLRPVRVTRLGPVRTSTPQQRQRWLDYVAVLAARDHRRTGRPQSIPHPTR; encoded by the coding sequence ATGAACACCCTCGTCATCAGCGGCCACCCCCGCCCCGGCAGCCTCAGCCACGCCCTCGCCGCCCACTACGCTGACGCCGCACGCGCCGCCGGAGCCCGGGTGCAGACCCTCGCCCTGAGCGACCTGCACTTTGACCCCCACCTGTACGCCGGCTATCACGCCGGGCAGCCCCTGGAACCCGACCTGAAACGCGCCCAGGACCTCCTGCGCTGGAGCACCCACCTGTGCCTGGCCTATCCCGTCTGGTGGGGCGCGCCCCCCGCACTCCTCAAGGGCTTCATCGACCGGGCGTTCCAGCCCGGCTTCGCCTTCCGCTACCGCGAGGGCCACGCCTTTCCCGAGCGCCTGCTCACGGGCCGCACCGCCCGGCTGATCGTCACCAGCGACAGCCCCGCGTGGTACCTGCGCGCCGTCATGCGCGACAGCGCCGTGAACACCGTCGCCCGCAGCACCCTCAGCTTCAGCGGCCTCCGTCCCGTCCGCGTCACCCGCCTGGGCCCTGTCCGCACCAGCACCCCGCAGCAGCGTCAGCGCTGGCTCGATTACGTCGCGGTCCTCGCAGCCCGTGACCACCGCCGGACCGGCAGGCCTCAGTCCATCCCCCACCCGACCCGCTGA
- the mutS gene encoding DNA mismatch repair protein MutS: protein MRAQNVLKGTGSGALPPMLEQYVRMRDEVAETLPHALLLFQVGDFYETFGEDAERTARLLGLALTHKSSRDFSTPMAGIPLRALDSHVERLLACGVCVAVADQVEEPGSGLMDRRVTQLLTPGTVTEERHLGADENYLAAVATGDGYALALLDVSTGEFRCAAFHTRLALYDELARCRAREVLLAPELSGNAALLADFQARFPVMLSPASFEEADALEALRATLGEVPPSLASGALRRACGAVLGYARVTQQGRLDMVRRVVRFEPGAHMRLPDAAVRALELFQAQSPQGRTLTDVLGQTRTAGGRRRLRAWLRAPLLDELSIRARLDAVEALTRAPDLRGAVRSLLYRAHDLERLAARVSTRRAAPREVAALARTLDLLPEATELLGAQGGLLGGVRERLSALPDVVTRIRAALVDEPPIRVGEGGLIRDGFHAELDELRAAAIGHRAWLADLEVSERQRTGIGSLKVSYNSVFGYYLEVTGAHLGKVPADYRQVATLKDRARFTRPDLREREREIARLEAAASRLEQEVFTELRDSLAAHAEALADAAGALSELDVLAALADVAAEHGWIRPVTSDGPMRLVQARHPVVERSLGGRFVPNDVHLDPARRAVLLTGPNMAGKSTYLRTAALCALLHQIGSFVPADHAALPVYDAVHTRIGASDDLAGGRSTFMVEMSELAAILHGATHASLVILDEIGRGTSTLDGLAIAQAALEHLHAAGAHTLFATHYFELTRLETDLPGLVNLHVAAEEVQLENGAAGSGGLTFYHQVVPGAARQSYGVEVARLAGLPGGVTSRAARLLTALGAQGADTRLTRELATLDLARLTPMQALDLLHRWQREVTGAQTTSP, encoded by the coding sequence ATGCGGGCTCAGAATGTCCTGAAGGGAACCGGTTCGGGGGCGCTGCCGCCGATGCTGGAGCAGTACGTGCGGATGCGCGACGAGGTGGCCGAGACGCTGCCGCACGCGCTGCTGCTGTTTCAGGTGGGGGATTTCTACGAGACGTTCGGGGAGGACGCCGAGCGCACCGCGCGGCTGCTGGGGCTGGCCCTGACGCACAAGAGCAGCCGGGATTTCAGTACGCCCATGGCGGGCATTCCGCTGCGGGCGCTGGACAGTCACGTGGAGCGGCTGCTGGCGTGCGGGGTGTGCGTGGCGGTGGCGGATCAGGTGGAGGAGCCGGGCTCGGGCCTGATGGACCGCCGCGTGACGCAATTGCTGACGCCGGGCACCGTGACCGAGGAGCGGCACCTGGGCGCGGACGAGAATTACCTGGCGGCGGTGGCGACCGGGGACGGGTACGCGCTGGCGCTGCTGGACGTCAGTACCGGGGAGTTCCGCTGCGCGGCGTTCCACACCCGCCTCGCGCTGTACGACGAGCTGGCGCGCTGCCGGGCGCGGGAGGTGCTGCTCGCGCCGGAACTGTCGGGGAACGCCGCGCTGCTGGCGGATTTCCAGGCGAGATTCCCGGTGATGCTCTCCCCGGCCAGTTTCGAGGAGGCGGACGCGCTGGAGGCGCTGCGGGCCACGCTGGGTGAGGTGCCGCCCAGCCTCGCGTCGGGGGCGCTGCGGCGGGCGTGCGGGGCGGTGCTGGGGTACGCGCGGGTGACGCAGCAGGGGCGGCTGGACATGGTGCGGCGCGTGGTGCGTTTCGAGCCGGGCGCGCACATGCGCCTGCCGGACGCGGCGGTGCGGGCGCTGGAGCTGTTCCAGGCGCAGTCCCCGCAGGGCCGCACGCTGACGGACGTGCTGGGGCAGACGCGCACGGCGGGCGGGCGGCGCCGCCTGCGGGCGTGGCTGCGCGCGCCGCTGCTGGACGAGCTGAGCATCCGGGCGCGGCTGGACGCGGTGGAGGCCCTGACGCGCGCCCCGGATCTGCGCGGCGCGGTGCGGTCCCTGCTGTACCGCGCGCATGACCTGGAGCGGCTGGCGGCGCGGGTCTCGACCCGGCGGGCCGCGCCGCGTGAGGTGGCGGCCCTGGCCCGCACGCTGGACCTGCTGCCCGAGGCGACCGAGCTGCTGGGCGCGCAGGGGGGCCTGCTGGGCGGTGTGCGCGAGCGCCTGTCGGCCCTGCCGGACGTCGTGACCCGCATCCGCGCCGCGCTGGTGGACGAGCCGCCCATCCGCGTGGGTGAGGGGGGCCTGATCCGTGACGGCTTCCACGCCGAGCTGGACGAGCTGCGCGCCGCTGCGATCGGGCACCGCGCGTGGCTGGCGGACCTGGAGGTCAGCGAGCGGCAGCGCACCGGAATTGGCAGCCTGAAGGTGAGTTACAACAGCGTGTTCGGGTACTACCTGGAGGTCACGGGCGCGCACCTGGGCAAGGTGCCCGCCGATTACCGGCAGGTGGCGACCCTGAAGGACCGCGCGCGGTTCACCCGCCCGGACCTGCGCGAGCGCGAGCGGGAGATCGCCCGGCTGGAGGCCGCCGCGAGCCGCCTGGAACAGGAGGTGTTCACCGAGCTGCGCGACAGTCTCGCCGCGCACGCCGAGGCACTGGCCGACGCCGCCGGCGCGCTGAGTGAACTGGACGTGCTGGCCGCGCTGGCCGACGTGGCCGCCGAGCACGGCTGGATTCGCCCCGTGACCAGTGATGGTCCCATGCGGCTGGTGCAGGCGCGGCACCCGGTCGTGGAACGCAGCCTGGGCGGACGCTTCGTGCCGAACGACGTGCACCTTGATCCCGCGCGGCGCGCGGTGCTGCTGACCGGACCGAACATGGCGGGGAAGAGCACGTACCTGCGCACCGCCGCGCTGTGCGCCCTGCTGCATCAGATCGGCTCGTTCGTGCCCGCCGACCACGCCGCACTGCCCGTTTACGACGCCGTGCACACCCGCATCGGCGCCAGTGACGACCTCGCGGGCGGACGCTCCACGTTCATGGTCGAGATGAGCGAACTCGCCGCGATCCTCCACGGCGCCACACACGCCAGCCTCGTGATTCTCGACGAGATCGGGCGCGGCACGAGCACCCTCGACGGGCTCGCCATCGCGCAGGCCGCGCTGGAACACCTGCACGCCGCCGGGGCGCACACGCTGTTCGCCACGCATTACTTCGAACTCACGCGGCTGGAAACCGACCTGCCCGGCCTCGTGAACCTCCACGTCGCCGCCGAGGAAGTGCAGCTTGAGAACGGCGCCGCCGGGAGCGGGGGCCTGACCTTCTACCATCAGGTCGTGCCCGGCGCCGCCCGCCAGAGTTACGGCGTGGAGGTCGCCCGCCTCGCCGGACTGCCCGGGGGCGTCACCAGCCGCGCCGCGCGCCTGCTGACCGCGCTGGGCGCGCAGGGGGCCGACACGCGCCTCACGCGGGAACTCGCCACCCTGGATCTGGCCCGGCTGACACCCATGCAGGCCCTCGACCTGCTCCACCGCTGGCAGCGCGAGGTGACCGGCGCGCAGACCACGAGCCCCTGA
- a CDS encoding SDR family oxidoreductase has product MSLFQLNGKRALVTGGSRGIGLAAAHDLIRLGAQVTLAARNEDVLRRAADAIGARWVVADVSTPDGVRAAVEAAGQVDILVSNAGGPPPAQPSAVTEEGWGQGFQTTFMSTARLAAAVLPGMRERRWGRIIAVTSLTVGRPALNLPVSNAMRAAVTNHLRTLALEVAADGVTCNTVAPGYTATDRLNALHADPADAERLKARIPARRFGEPNEVGAAIAFLATHEAAYITGQEILVDGGWSI; this is encoded by the coding sequence ATGAGTCTCTTCCAGCTGAACGGGAAACGCGCCCTGGTGACCGGCGGCAGCCGTGGCATCGGGCTGGCCGCCGCGCACGATCTGATCCGCCTGGGCGCGCAGGTGACGCTGGCCGCCCGCAACGAGGACGTGCTGCGCCGCGCCGCCGACGCCATCGGCGCGCGCTGGGTCGTGGCGGACGTGAGCACCCCGGACGGCGTGCGGGCCGCCGTGGAGGCTGCCGGGCAGGTGGACATCCTCGTCAGCAACGCGGGTGGGCCGCCCCCCGCGCAGCCCAGCGCCGTCACCGAGGAGGGGTGGGGGCAGGGCTTTCAGACGACCTTCATGAGCACCGCGCGGCTGGCCGCCGCCGTGCTGCCCGGCATGCGCGAGCGCCGCTGGGGCCGCATCATCGCCGTGACCAGCCTGACCGTGGGCCGCCCCGCGCTGAACCTGCCGGTCAGCAACGCCATGCGGGCCGCCGTCACGAACCACCTGCGGACCCTGGCGCTGGAAGTCGCCGCCGATGGCGTGACGTGCAACACGGTGGCGCCCGGCTACACCGCCACCGACCGCCTGAACGCCCTGCACGCCGACCCGGCCGACGCCGAGCGCCTGAAGGCCCGCATTCCCGCGCGGCGCTTCGGCGAGCCGAACGAGGTAGGGGCCGCCATTGCGTTTCTCGCCACGCACGAGGCGGCGTACATCACGGGTCAGGAGATCCTCGTGGACGGCGGCTGGAGCATCTGA
- the tatA gene encoding twin-arginine translocase TatA/TatE family subunit: protein MSLGPLEIILIIAVIALIFGAKKLPELGKGLGQGIKEFKRETHHKDDVTDVPSRPLDPATATPVTPVSDPVSERR, encoded by the coding sequence ATGAGCCTCGGACCCCTGGAAATCATCCTGATCATCGCTGTCATCGCCCTCATCTTCGGTGCCAAGAAACTCCCGGAACTCGGGAAGGGCCTCGGACAGGGCATCAAGGAATTCAAACGCGAAACGCACCACAAGGACGACGTCACCGACGTGCCCTCGCGCCCCCTGGACCCCGCGACCGCCACGCCCGTCACCCCGGTCAGCGATCCCGTCAGCGAACGCCGCTGA
- the tatC gene encoding twin-arginine translocase subunit TatC produces the protein MSTPTQDLSSAPLFDHLDELRRRIIISVIFLAVGLIVAFQFRVQLIEAVKVPLQASEQYRDGVVQVVTQGLTDQLLLSLSLSFWAGFAVALPFILGQVWGFIAPGLYPQERRWALPFVIGAGLSFLGGAVFGYFLVLPTMVGFLLDFLAGTVTPLLNLRDYIGVVMTFLISFGLAFEMPILAVILTRIGVVNHTMLRAGWRIALIVIMLAAAVITPTPDPMNMLLVAVPLYVLYELSVILSRVFRVIPTEETETPAPLSF, from the coding sequence ATGTCCACCCCCACCCAAGACCTGAGCAGCGCGCCGCTGTTCGACCACCTGGATGAACTGCGCAGGCGGATCATCATCAGCGTGATCTTCCTGGCCGTCGGCCTGATCGTCGCGTTCCAGTTCCGCGTGCAGCTCATCGAGGCGGTCAAGGTACCGCTGCAGGCCAGCGAGCAGTACCGGGACGGCGTGGTGCAGGTGGTCACGCAGGGCCTGACCGACCAGCTGCTGCTGTCCCTGAGCCTCTCGTTCTGGGCGGGCTTCGCGGTGGCCCTGCCGTTCATCCTGGGGCAGGTGTGGGGCTTCATCGCGCCCGGCCTGTACCCGCAGGAACGCCGCTGGGCGCTGCCCTTCGTGATCGGCGCGGGCCTGTCCTTCCTGGGCGGCGCGGTGTTCGGGTACTTCCTGGTGCTGCCCACCATGGTCGGGTTCCTGCTGGACTTCCTGGCCGGGACCGTCACGCCCCTGCTGAACCTGCGTGACTACATCGGCGTGGTCATGACGTTCCTGATCTCCTTCGGGCTGGCATTCGAGATGCCCATCCTGGCCGTGATCCTGACCCGCATCGGGGTCGTGAACCACACCATGCTGCGTGCCGGGTGGCGCATCGCGCTGATCGTGATCATGCTCGCTGCTGCTGTCATCACGCCCACCCCGGACCCCATGAACATGCTGCTCGTCGCTGTGCCGCTGTACGTCCTGTACGAACTCAGCGTGATCCTCTCGCGCGTGTTCCGCGTCATTCCCACCGAGGAGACCGAGACGCCCGCCCCACTGAGCTTCTGA
- a CDS encoding prolipoprotein diacylglyceryl transferase — MDPIFLQIGNFTIAWYGVLITLGIVAGVWVGTRMARERGLNVDLFNDMILWMIVWGLVGARIVFVATSWNQFENTPFPRVLLDIVNLRQGGISIHGGLIGGILVMLYYARRKGMDFYRYADLCVPGVAFGIIGGRIGNIMNGTDTVGRVTGWPIGYRWPDGARAFHDGMCVRNANPDMDLSQYCQQIGGQLVMTAPVHFAQLYGVIIGIILSVAAYFWLRSRIPGWAFWQFWLWYSILRAGWEETFRLNPLSPKAYLNQGLDAPGIGLFTDTHIISIPLILVSIWMLIRLRRKGPPAQAAPADAPA, encoded by the coding sequence ATGGATCCCATCTTCCTGCAAATCGGCAATTTCACCATTGCCTGGTACGGCGTGCTCATCACCCTGGGCATCGTGGCCGGCGTGTGGGTCGGCACGCGCATGGCCCGCGAACGCGGCCTGAACGTCGACCTCTTCAACGACATGATTCTCTGGATGATCGTCTGGGGCCTCGTGGGCGCCCGGATCGTGTTTGTCGCGACGTCCTGGAACCAGTTCGAGAACACCCCCTTCCCCCGCGTGCTGCTGGACATCGTCAACCTCCGCCAGGGCGGCATCAGCATCCACGGCGGATTGATCGGCGGCATTCTCGTGATGCTGTACTACGCCCGCCGCAAGGGCATGGACTTCTACCGCTACGCGGACCTGTGCGTGCCCGGCGTGGCGTTCGGGATCATCGGCGGGCGCATCGGGAACATCATGAACGGCACCGACACGGTGGGCCGCGTGACCGGCTGGCCCATCGGGTACCGCTGGCCGGACGGCGCCCGCGCCTTCCATGACGGCATGTGCGTCCGGAACGCCAATCCCGACATGGACCTGTCGCAGTACTGCCAGCAGATCGGCGGGCAGCTCGTCATGACGGCGCCCGTGCATTTCGCGCAGCTGTACGGCGTGATCATCGGCATCATTCTGTCCGTGGCCGCGTACTTCTGGCTGCGTAGCCGCATCCCTGGCTGGGCCTTCTGGCAGTTCTGGCTGTGGTACTCCATCCTGCGCGCCGGGTGGGAAGAAACCTTCCGCCTGAACCCCCTGTCGCCCAAGGCGTACCTGAACCAGGGCCTGGACGCACCCGGCATCGGCCTGTTTACGGACACGCACATCATCAGCATTCCGCTGATCCTCGTGAGCATCTGGATGCTGATCCGCCTGCGCCGCAAGGGCCCGCCCGCCCAGGCAGCCCCGGCCGACGCGCCGGCCTGA
- the glmU gene encoding bifunctional UDP-N-acetylglucosamine diphosphorylase/glucosamine-1-phosphate N-acetyltransferase GlmU → MTEQIRPLDVVILAAGQGTRMKSSLPKVLHPVAGRPMVAWAVKTARELGARNVVVVTGHGADQVEAALQGSGVVFARQEQQLGTGHAFIQGLDALDDHANADVLVLYGDTPLLRPDTLAALLGDHRARGSAFTVLTGELADATGYGRIIRDEQGNVERIVEQKDATPLERTVREFNSGVYLMDARATDLAHRITNDNASGEYYLTDLLGLYRAEGAEVHAFKLTDPGEVMGANDRTGLAEAESIIRARITQEHMRAGVTIHMPETVYIEDTVQIGRDVTLEPGVILRGDTRIAEGVTVGPYSVITDSTLDEGVTIKAHSVLDGAVVGAGGDVGPFARLRPGTVLAGGVHIGNFVETKNARLAAGVKAGHLAYLGDVEIGEETNVGAGTIVANFDGVNKHRTAVGAGVFIGSNSTLIAPRVIGDAAFIAAGSAVHDDVPEGAMAVARGKQRNLEGWSRRYWGDLHEKVQVKLPWLAGWLNRQD, encoded by the coding sequence ATGACTGAACAGATCCGTCCGCTGGACGTCGTGATTCTCGCCGCCGGGCAGGGCACCCGCATGAAATCCAGCCTGCCCAAGGTCCTGCACCCCGTCGCGGGCCGCCCGATGGTCGCCTGGGCCGTGAAGACTGCCCGCGAACTCGGCGCGCGCAACGTGGTCGTCGTGACCGGCCACGGGGCCGATCAGGTGGAAGCCGCGCTGCAGGGCAGCGGCGTCGTGTTCGCCCGGCAGGAGCAGCAGCTGGGCACCGGGCACGCCTTCATCCAGGGCCTGGACGCGCTGGACGACCACGCGAACGCCGACGTACTGGTCCTGTACGGCGATACGCCCCTGCTGCGCCCCGACACCCTGGCCGCCCTGCTGGGCGACCACCGCGCGCGCGGCAGCGCCTTCACGGTCCTGACCGGGGAACTCGCGGACGCCACCGGGTACGGCCGCATCATCCGCGACGAGCAGGGCAACGTGGAACGCATCGTCGAGCAGAAGGACGCCACGCCGCTGGAACGCACCGTGCGGGAATTCAACAGCGGCGTGTACCTCATGGACGCCCGCGCCACCGACCTCGCGCACCGCATCACGAACGACAACGCCAGCGGCGAGTACTACCTGACCGACCTGCTGGGCCTGTACAGGGCCGAGGGGGCCGAGGTGCACGCCTTCAAACTCACCGACCCCGGCGAGGTCATGGGCGCCAACGACCGCACGGGTCTCGCGGAGGCCGAGAGCATCATCCGCGCGCGCATCACGCAGGAGCACATGCGCGCCGGGGTGACCATCCACATGCCCGAGACGGTATACATCGAGGACACCGTGCAGATCGGCCGGGACGTCACGCTGGAGCCCGGCGTGATCCTGCGCGGCGACACCCGCATCGCAGAGGGCGTCACCGTCGGCCCGTACAGCGTCATCACCGACAGCACCCTGGACGAGGGCGTGACCATCAAGGCCCACAGCGTCCTGGACGGCGCGGTCGTCGGCGCGGGCGGTGACGTGGGGCCCTTCGCGCGCCTGCGCCCCGGCACCGTCCTGGCGGGCGGCGTGCACATCGGGAACTTCGTGGAAACCAAGAACGCGCGGCTCGCGGCAGGCGTGAAGGCCGGGCACCTCGCGTACCTGGGCGACGTCGAGATCGGTGAGGAAACCAACGTCGGCGCCGGTACCATCGTCGCGAACTTCGACGGCGTGAACAAGCACCGCACGGCCGTGGGGGCCGGCGTGTTCATCGGCAGCAACAGCACCCTGATCGCCCCGCGCGTCATCGGGGACGCGGCGTTCATCGCAGCGGGCAGCGCCGTCCACGACGACGTGCCCGAGGGCGCCATGGCCGTCGCGCGCGGCAAGCAGCGCAACCTCGAAGGCTGGTCACGCCGCTACTGGGGCGACCTGCACGAGAAGGTGCAGGTCAAGCTCCCGTGGCTGGCCGGCTGGTTGAACCGCCAGGACTGA
- a CDS encoding ABC transporter ATP-binding protein, which produces MIEVSGYTKRYGRHEAVSNLSFTVQPGAVFGLLGSNGAGKTTTIRALVGLTRPTSGTVRVAGFDVWRDPVKAKAAFGYIPDRPYLYGKLTARELLRFVGQLYQVPNADSEIDRWLEFFRLTDFGNELIETYSHGMRQKVAIIAALLPDPPVLIVDEPMVGLDPHAARQVRDLFRSHADRGRTVLLTTHSLPVAEAVCDRLVVLDRGKVLGEGSMDDLRARTGTEAGGVHGDSLERIFFRLLEDELEEGRRAREAEQAGVGA; this is translated from the coding sequence ATGATCGAGGTCAGTGGGTACACCAAACGCTACGGGCGGCACGAGGCCGTCAGCAACCTGTCGTTCACGGTGCAGCCCGGCGCGGTGTTCGGCCTGCTGGGCAGCAACGGGGCGGGGAAGACCACCACCATCCGCGCGCTGGTTGGCCTGACCCGCCCGACCAGCGGCACGGTGCGCGTGGCGGGCTTCGACGTGTGGCGCGACCCGGTGAAGGCCAAGGCGGCGTTCGGGTACATCCCGGACCGGCCGTACCTGTACGGCAAACTGACGGCGCGCGAACTGCTGCGCTTCGTAGGTCAGCTGTATCAGGTGCCGAACGCGGACAGCGAGATCGACCGCTGGCTGGAGTTCTTCCGCCTGACCGACTTCGGGAACGAACTGATCGAGACGTATTCGCACGGCATGCGGCAGAAGGTGGCGATCATCGCGGCGCTGCTGCCCGATCCGCCCGTGCTGATCGTGGACGAACCCATGGTGGGTCTCGACCCGCACGCGGCGCGGCAGGTGCGGGATCTGTTCCGTTCGCACGCCGACCGTGGCCGCACCGTGCTGCTGACCACCCACTCGCTGCCCGTCGCGGAGGCCGTCTGCGACCGCCTCGTGGTGCTCGACCGCGGCAAGGTGCTTGGCGAGGGGTCAATGGACGACCTGCGAGCCCGCACCGGCACCGAGGCGGGGGGCGTGCACGGCGACAGCCTGGAACGCATCTTCTTCCGCCTGCTGGAAGACGAACTGGAGGAGGGGCGACGCGCCCGCGAGGCCGAACAGGCCGGGGTGGGCGCTTGA
- a CDS encoding putative ABC transporter permease subunit has translation MTVTPAPRPARTAPPSLSALKLRALAHTIRRAPKWGYALVGTLALLLMVGEVIGTWKALTFLGRFGDIGLNVFSRVLEIGLITLASGVTFSATTAAISTLYLSDDLNFLLTQPIRTTRVFALKVTETFLNAALVPVFLTVPLLLTVAAYFQAPVWAYPVMILATLLVFAAPVGLGALLAVLLMRVAPVGRVREVSTGLGVVISAALVYAIRALRPEVLVQKLQDPTRVEALLRDFAGPSSPLLPPSWAAQGIWQAAHGHLAAPLLPLLLLTVTLLLGATLLAAKAYQDGWARALDSSTPKLDPRPRRAGLTERLLTRLGPGGALASKDLRVTLRDPTQWSQLLVVVALAGVYLVSVKAVPIPVPQFRGILGYIQLAFQGFIIAGIAVRLAFPAVSTEARGYWLLRTAPIQPCQIVLSKFLGVLPVTLTVGLVMGLASAAAMNLGPTLYLLSALVSISNALVITALGVGLGAAAPKFDADNPAEIGVSPGGLAFMGLSLAYSVLCLLLLARPAAGSVLRPDLYPGYSALTTTEGILGLIGLLLATVLGTYFSLRTGWQRLDRLE, from the coding sequence TTGACCGTCACGCCCGCCCCCCGACCCGCCCGCACCGCGCCGCCCAGCCTGAGCGCCCTGAAACTTCGCGCGCTGGCCCACACCATCCGCCGGGCGCCGAAGTGGGGCTACGCGCTCGTGGGTACCCTGGCCCTGCTCCTCATGGTGGGCGAGGTGATCGGCACCTGGAAGGCCCTCACGTTCCTGGGCCGCTTCGGGGACATCGGCCTGAACGTCTTTTCCCGCGTGCTGGAGATCGGCCTGATCACCCTCGCCAGCGGCGTGACGTTCAGCGCCACCACCGCTGCCATCAGCACGCTGTACCTCAGCGACGACCTGAACTTCCTGCTGACCCAGCCCATCAGGACCACCCGCGTGTTCGCGCTGAAGGTCACCGAGACGTTCCTGAACGCCGCGCTGGTCCCCGTGTTCCTGACGGTACCGCTGCTGCTCACCGTCGCCGCGTACTTCCAGGCGCCCGTCTGGGCGTACCCGGTCATGATCCTGGCCACGCTGCTGGTGTTCGCCGCGCCGGTGGGCCTCGGCGCGCTGCTGGCCGTGCTGCTCATGCGCGTCGCCCCAGTCGGCCGGGTCCGCGAGGTCAGCACCGGCCTGGGCGTCGTCATCAGCGCCGCGCTGGTGTACGCCATCCGCGCCCTGCGGCCGGAAGTCCTCGTGCAGAAACTCCAGGACCCCACCAGGGTCGAGGCCCTGCTGCGCGACTTCGCCGGACCCAGTAGTCCCCTGTTGCCCCCGTCCTGGGCCGCGCAGGGCATCTGGCAGGCCGCCCACGGGCACCTCGCCGCGCCGCTGCTGCCCCTCCTGCTGCTGACCGTCACGCTGCTGCTCGGCGCGACCCTCCTCGCCGCGAAAGCCTACCAGGACGGCTGGGCCCGCGCACTGGACTCCAGCACCCCGAAACTCGACCCACGCCCCCGCCGCGCCGGGCTCACCGAACGCCTGCTAACCCGCCTCGGCCCCGGCGGCGCGCTCGCCAGCAAGGACCTGCGCGTCACGCTGCGCGACCCCACCCAGTGGAGCCAGCTCCTCGTGGTCGTCGCCCTGGCCGGCGTGTACCTCGTGAGCGTCAAGGCCGTGCCCATCCCCGTCCCACAGTTCCGGGGCATCCTCGGGTACATCCAGCTGGCCTTCCAGGGCTTCATCATCGCGGGCATCGCCGTCCGCCTCGCCTTCCCCGCCGTCAGCACCGAGGCGCGCGGCTACTGGCTGCTGCGCACCGCGCCCATCCAGCCCTGCCAGATCGTCCTCAGCAAATTCCTGGGCGTCCTCCCGGTCACGCTGACCGTCGGCCTCGTCATGGGCCTCGCCAGCGCCGCCGCCATGAACCTCGGCCCCACCCTCTACCTGCTCAGCGCCCTGGTCAGCATCAGCAACGCCCTCGTCATCACCGCGCTCGGCGTCGGCCTCGGCGCCGCCGCCCCCAAATTCGACGCGGACAACCCCGCCGAGATCGGCGTCAGCCCCGGCGGCCTCGCCTTCATGGGCCTCAGCCTCGCGTACTCCGTCCTGTGTCTGCTGCTGCTCGCCCGACCCGCCGCCGGCAGCGTCCTGCGACCCGACCTGTACCCCGGCTACAGCGCCCTGACCACCACCGAAGGCATCCTCGGCTTGATCGGCCTGCTGCTCGCCACCGTCCTCGGCACGTACTTCAGCCTCCGCACCGGCTGGCAGCGCCTCGACCGGCTGGAGTGA